In Dehalococcoidia bacterium, the genomic window CCGTGCCCCTACAACCAACCTCACACACAAACGACGGGATTGCCACGTCGCCATTCACAGGGAGGTCTCCTCGCAATGACAGAATAACAAACCAAATATTGCGGCCTCACCTGCAAATCTATATAATGAAACCATCGATGCAGAGGTACAGGAGACTCGTCTCCTGACGGGGGAACTGGGGGTGTCCCCCAGATTTTTTTATGTTCCCCCAAGAGTGGGGGATAACAGGGGGTTGATATAACAGCAACAAGCACTCCCATCAATCGACAATCGTAAATAACATAAGGAGGAACGCACTTGGAGTTAAAAGACATCAAAACGATAGCCGTCATCGGCGGCGGCACAATGGGTTCACAGATATCGGAACTTCTTTCATACGTAGGCAAATACAACGTAACGCAGTGGTCGCGAACGGATGAGACCGTCAAGAGGGGCATCGACGCCATCGCCGACAGGCTCAAGAAATTCTACGTCGAGAAAAATAAGATGACCCAGGCCGAGATGGACGAGATAATGGGACGCATCAAGGGCACGACCAGTATCGGGGAGGCGGTCAAGAACGCCGACCTGATTATCGAATCGGCCATGGAGAAGATGGACATCAAGAAGGACGTCTTCGAGAAGATCGACGCCGCCGCGCCGGCCCATGCCATCCTTTCCACCAACACATCACAGATGAACATCACTGAGATTGCGGCCTGCACCAAGAGACCGCAGGTGGTTATCGGCATGCACTTCTTCAATCCGGTGAGCCGCATGAAGCTCGTCGAGGTGGTAAGGGGCACGCTGACCTCGGACGATGTGGTTAAAGTGATATGCGAGCTGGCAGTAGCGCTGGGCAAAGAGACCGTGATATGCAAGGACTTCAGCTACGGCTTCATCGCCAACAGGGCCTACCGCGCCCTGCGCTGGGAAGCCCTGGATATGATACGCGAGCGCGTCGCCTCCCCCCAGGACATCGACAAGGCTCTCAAGCTGGGCTATAACTTCCCCATGGGGCCCCTGGAGCTGGGCGACTTCAGCGGCGCGTGGGGCACCTACGCCGTATCCGAGGCGGACGCCATGAAGGAGTTCGGGCCGGAGAAGGGCAAGCTGCACCCGCTCATCAGGACCATGGTGCGGGCGGGCTACACCGGCGGACGCCACGGCAAGGGCATCTATGCCTTCTGGGACGAAGTAGCCTCAAAGTGGTAGGATTCCCCGTAGGGGCTTGATTCATCAAGCCCGAATCTCGATCCCGTAGGGGCGAGGTCTTCTCGCCCTCTTATCATAAAATCAAAGGACGCTGGCAAAACCAGCGTCCTTCTTTTTCACCCTCACCTTAGTCCTCTCCCCTCAAGGGAGAGGAAACAAAAGAGGTGCAGGATACCTCCTGCCGGGGGTTTGGGGGTGTCCCCCATCCTTTTTTATTATCCCCCAAGACTGGGGGATAACAGGGGGTTGATAGAACTCGGCCAAGCGTTCCCCTAATCAAAAAACAAAGAGCGCAGGCTTGCGACCTGCGCTCTTCTTAATCTCCTGTTAATCTCCCCCTTTCGCAAAGGGGGATTCAGGGGGATTTTAAACTATCGACTATTTGCCCTTGAAATTCGGCTTGCGCTTCTCGGCGAAGGCGCGAGGGCCTTCCCTGGAATCCTCGGTATCGAGCAGTTTATCAACAAGGTCCAGCTCCAACTGCATGCCTTCCTGGAGCGTCATATCCGTTCCCTGCAGGATGCACTGCTTGGCGGCCCTGACTGAAAGCGGCCCGTTCTCGGCTATCTTCTGGGCCCAGGACATGGCCTCTTCCATCAGCTTATCGGCGGGTACGATCTTATTGATAAGACCGACGCGTAACGCCTCCTGCGCATCGATGGAGGTTCCCATGAGAAGCATCTCGGAAGCCTTGGCACGGCCTATCTGCCGCGGCAGCCGCTGCGTTCCGCCCCAGCCCGGAATAAGGTTCCACTTCACCTCGGGAACGGCCAGCTTGACGTGCTCCGCCGCTATGCGGATATCGCAGGCCAGGACTACTTCCAGGCCTCCGCCCATGGCCACGCCGTTGATGGCTGCGATGATGGGCTTGTATATCTCCAGCCCGCGCTGGATGAGCTTGGGCGCGTCGCCGCCTGGTGACGGCAGCCTGTCGCCGCTGGCATCCATCGTCTTCAGGTCGAAGCCCGAGGAGAAAGCCTTATTGCCGGAACCGGTGACTATGGCCACCCACGCGTCCGGGTCGTCTTTGAACTTGATGCCGGCCTCGCTGAATGCCTGGATCTGAGCCGGGTTGAAAGCGTTCATCGCCTCCGGGCGGTTCAATGTGATGATTACAACGTGACCTTTCTTTTCGTATAGGACTTCGTTAGCCAAAAAAATCCCTCCTTATTTTTGTCATTGTATGTACCAGCGACCTAAAGCCGCTATGAGGACTGAATACTAATTACGACCTACTTACTCTCTTCCTTTTTTAATATCTCATCGACTATGCCGTACTCCACCGCCTGCTCGGCGCTGAGGAAGAAATCTCGGTCGGTATCCTTTGAGACCTTCTCAAAGGCCTGACCGGTATGGTTGGCAATTATATGGTTCAATTTCTCCTGTAATCTCAGGATTTCCTTGGCGTGGATGGCTATATCCGAAGCCTGCCCCTGCACGCCGCCCATCGGCTGATGCATATGTATCGTTGCGTTGGGCAAAGCGTAACGCTTGCCCTTCGTTCCAGAGCACAGCAGGACGGTGCCAAAGCTGGCAGCCGAGCCAACGCATATGGTAGATACATCGCACCGCATCAGCTGTATCGTATCGTAT contains:
- a CDS encoding 3-hydroxyacyl-CoA dehydrogenase family protein; translated protein: MELKDIKTIAVIGGGTMGSQISELLSYVGKYNVTQWSRTDETVKRGIDAIADRLKKFYVEKNKMTQAEMDEIMGRIKGTTSIGEAVKNADLIIESAMEKMDIKKDVFEKIDAAAPAHAILSTNTSQMNITEIAACTKRPQVVIGMHFFNPVSRMKLVEVVRGTLTSDDVVKVICELAVALGKETVICKDFSYGFIANRAYRALRWEALDMIRERVASPQDIDKALKLGYNFPMGPLELGDFSGAWGTYAVSEADAMKEFGPEKGKLHPLIRTMVRAGYTGGRHGKGIYAFWDEVASKW
- a CDS encoding enoyl-CoA hydratase-related protein — its product is MANEVLYEKKGHVVIITLNRPEAMNAFNPAQIQAFSEAGIKFKDDPDAWVAIVTGSGNKAFSSGFDLKTMDASGDRLPSPGGDAPKLIQRGLEIYKPIIAAINGVAMGGGLEVVLACDIRIAAEHVKLAVPEVKWNLIPGWGGTQRLPRQIGRAKASEMLLMGTSIDAQEALRVGLINKIVPADKLMEEAMSWAQKIAENGPLSVRAAKQCILQGTDMTLQEGMQLELDLVDKLLDTEDSREGPRAFAEKRKPNFKGK
- a CDS encoding ATP-dependent Clp protease proteolytic subunit, producing the protein MSVIPFVTETSARGERTLDIYSLLLKERIIFLGTPINDQIANLIIAQLLYLEREDSDKDISLYINSPGGVVSSGLAIYDTIQLMRCDVSTICVGSAASFGTVLLCSGTKGKRYALPNATIHMHQPMGGVQGQASDIAIHAKEILRLQEKLNHIIANHTGQAFEKVSKDTDRDFFLSAEQAVEYGIVDEILKKEESK